In Uranotaenia lowii strain MFRU-FL chromosome 2, ASM2978415v1, whole genome shotgun sequence, one genomic interval encodes:
- the LOC129741909 gene encoding uncharacterized protein LOC129741909 — protein MSRSTLKALQKRERQLYVIFDGTDRFIQTYQIDSDRCQLSSRLQVIDTVYSEFFEVRSKIEMLLDEAAEKEQKDADSEVKREIAKQREEENDKILQQFDDRYFAIRGDLLRLQGDKDALGVNTTSNSQSQSASGNTSRVKLPEIRLPSFSGTIREWVTFRDSFRSLIHDNEHLTKMDKFTYLRSSLHGDALKEINNIELSEANYDVAWKMLEVRYENKKLIVKAYLDALFALEPLKKENYDGLNFLISEFEKNLMMLQKIGEHTESWSTILVYMLCARLDSATLRQWETHYGSKEVPTYEELLLFLQGHCSVLQSITSARNPPSEGRQTRSTVCNTTIQLDSRCPFCRETWHSPFHCQRFLRLKISERVEAANRSRVCRNCLQPGHFATNCTRSSCRLCQQKHHTMLHATRSSVPNPSNPRLSQLSNAQPIQESTHIYPQQAYQQQSHTMPIVTTTHTQTQNATDNSPNTTTQFDSPTPGTSQSYVALPIKPTSNTLLPTALVKIKDRYGNALIARALLDSCSQHCLITEEFSRKLKLEETPTFLSVQGIGSSESVSTKTIRSEVCSRSPKISGFRETMQFFVLPKLTLQLPSSSFHPPPMSIPDSSLLADPYFHESKRVDVVIGAEYYLDLLKNERRKVTKNGPMLHNSVFGWIVSGRVVESPQNVSHTLVCYSRNSRSNSHGYRSWKHASSRARSAFKNSQSEMKKNVSCVQPIQAMLLNTSSQSRSGVT, from the exons ATGTCGAGAAGTACGCTGAAGGCTTTGCAAAAACGTGAGCGGCAGTTATATGTGATTTTTGATGGTACTGATAGATTCATCCAAACCTATCAGATCGATAGTGATCGGTGCCAGTTAAGCTCAAGGTTGCAAGTGATTGATACTGTGTACAGTGAATTTTTCGAAGTACGGAGCAAGATTGAAATGTTGCTGGACGAAGCGGCCGAGAAAGAGCAGAAAGATGCTGACAGCGAAGTCAAAAGGGAGATTGCAAAACAGCGCGAAGAAGAGAACGATAAAATTCTGCAGCAGTTTGATGACCGATACTTTGCAATTCGAGGTGACCTCCTTAGACTTCAAGGCGATAAGGATGCCTTAGGGGTAAACACAACCAGCAACAGCCAGAGTCAGTCTGCGTCAGGGAATACGTCCAGAGTGAAGCTGCCAGAGATTCGTTTGCCGTCCTTCAGCGGAACAATCAGAGAATGGGTTACGTTTAGAGATTCTTTCCGTAGTCTCATTCACGACAACGAGCATCTGACGAAAATGGACAAGTTCACGTACCTCCGTTCCTCTCTGCATGGTGATGCACTGAAGGAAATAAACAACATCGAGCTGTCAGAGGCAAACTACGACGTCGCCTGGAAAATGTTGGAAGTCCGCTACGAAAACAAAAAGCTAATTGTCAAGGCTTATCTCGACGCTCTTTTCGCCCTCGAACCGCTAAAAAAGGAGAACTACGACGGTCTGAACTTTCTCATCAGCGAGTTTGAGAAGAATTTGATGATGTTGCAGAAAATCGGCGAGCATACGGAGTCTTGGAGTACAATACTAGTCTACATGTTGTGCGCTAGACTAGATTCTGCAACATTGCGTCAGTGGGAGACGCATTACGGGTCTAAGGAGGTCCCAACGTACGAAGAGCTGCTACTGTTCTTGCAAGGTCACTGCTCAGTTCTCCAATCAATCACCTCTGCAAGAAATCCGCCATCCGAGGGACGTCAGACAAGATCAACAGTTTGCAATACAACCATCCAATTGGATTCACGATGCCCGTTCTGTAGGGAAACATGGCACTCACCGTTTCACTGCCAGAGATTCCTTCGATTGAAGATATCAGAACGTGTTGAAGCAGCCAATCGAAGTCGAGTCTGTCGAAATTGTCTTCAGCCGGGACATTTTGCGACGAACTGCACTCGTAGCAGTTGCCGATTATGCCAACAGAAGCATCACACTATGTTGCATGCTACGCGATCCTCCGTTCCAAATCCGTCGAATCCGAGACTCAGTCAACTGTCAAACGCACAACCTATTCAAGAAAGCACCCATATTTATCCACAGCAAGCCTATCAACAGCAAAGTCACACCATGCCAATAGTTACGACAACACACACTCAAACACAAAATGCAACAGACAATTCACCAAATACAACCACACAATTCGATTCACCAACGCCAGGCACAAGCCAAAGTTACGTAGCACTACCTATTAAGCCTACATCAAATACTCTGCTCCCTACCGCTCTTGTCAAGATCAAAGACCGCTACGGTAACGCTCTGATTGCTAGAGCCCTGCTGGACTCTTGTTCGCAACATTGTTTGATAACAGAAGAGTTTTCGAGAAAGCTGAAGCTCGAAGAAACACCCACGTTTTTGTCAGTCCAGGGTATTGGGTCGTCTGAGTCAGTGTCAACGAAAACCATACGTTCTGAAGTCTGCTCACGTTCACCAAAAATATCTGGTTTCCGAGAAACTATGCAGTTCTTTGTGTTGCCCAAACTCACGCTGCAGCTACCTTCGTCATCGTTTCATCCTCCGCCCATGTCGATTCCCGATTCCTCTTTGCTAGCTGATCCTTACTTCCACGAATCGAAGCGGGTCGATGTCGTCATTGGTGCCGAGTATTACTTGGATTTATTGAAGAATGAACGAAGAAAAGTCACGAAGAATGGTCCCATGCTTCACAACTCTGTTTTTGGTTGGATTGTGTCAGGTCGAGTGGTCGAATCTCCGCAAAACGTTTCACATACCCTAGTCTGTTATTCAAGAAACTCCAGAAGCAACTCCCATGGTTATAGGAGCTGGAAACATGCCTCATCAAGAGCACGAAGTGCATTTAAGAATTCACAGTCAGAAATGAAGAAGAACG TCAGCTGTGTGCAGCCCATCCAAGCAATGCTCCTCAACACCTCATCGCAGAGTAGATCCGGAGTAACATAG